A genomic window from Solanum stenotomum isolate F172 chromosome 10, ASM1918654v1, whole genome shotgun sequence includes:
- the LOC125842536 gene encoding protein TIFY 5A-like, with protein sequence MRRNCNLELRLMPPSLSTFSPNNCNNTSYFSMEEDKESTELENKSQPLTIFYNGKLVVSHVTDLQAKAIIYLASRETEEKTNKTSSPMSEPSSPLLQPQTVKKSLQRFLQKRKNRIETTSPYHH encoded by the exons atgagaagaaattgtAATTTGGAGCTTAGGCTTATGCCACCTTCTCTTTCAACTTTTTCTCCTAACAATTGCAATAATACCTCCTATTTTTCAAT GGAGGAGGATAAAGAAAGCACAGAATTAGAGAATAAATCTCAGCCGTTAACAATATTTTACAATGGAAAACTTGTGGTTTCTCATGTTACTGACCTTCAG GCTAAAGCTATAATATATCTTGCAAGTAGAGAAACGGAGGAGAAAACAAACAAGACTTCTTCACCAATGTCTGAACCGTCATCACCATTATTACAACCTCAAACTGTGAAGAAATCTCTACAAAGATTtctacaaaaaagaaaaaatagaattgaAACAACTTCGCCATATCATCACTAA